In the Balearica regulorum gibbericeps isolate bBalReg1 chromosome 3, bBalReg1.pri, whole genome shotgun sequence genome, GATTTAGGAGAGGGGCAGATTAATGCTCTGTGGGAAGAATCAGTCTACCTGCAGTTTAGAAATAAGTAAAATGCTTTAGATTCTCAGAAGTTTTCCCCATGCACCCTGTATGCAAAGCTTGCCTGCCTTTCCTGTTATAACTATGTAGATCAGTAGTGTAAAAGGTAGAAACACAGTACTAACAATACAGAGATGTTAAAGAAAGGATGATTCCTTATCTACATGAAAGTAACCATGAAAGAGAGAGGCCTTCTGCtcagtaaaaacaaatttctACTACAGAACTTATTCGTCCAACATCCTTTACTGGCAGAAGACCTCTGGAAGGTTaggctttgctttcttttgcatttttgagaaagagaggagcagcacagggacaTCTAGTCAGCTTCCTTTATTTGGAAATTCAAGAATGCTGTGACTTATTCTAACTCATTAcataaattaattacattttcttctcttctgaaattaagagaaatatttctgagtaAACTGATTTGGTATTGAAATTCTTCAAATGATAATTAAGAGTCCTCTGGACAACTGACAACAGTTTCAATAACAAATCTCATGACTACTTCGTGTGGTATTACAAACCTTTCAATATTTCTGCGAAGGTCTGAAAGCTGCACGTTTCCTCGAACGAGAAGTGCACAGGCAAGGTAGAGGTTATGCTTTGGATCTGCTTGAATTAGTTGATGATCTCTactaaaagcagctgaaaacatcTGATCCAACCtaggtgaaaagaaaacagagttatCTATTCTTACTAAAGTGGGCTACAGAAGTTCTTCAGAATGCGCACCTTCAGggtttaaaaattcataaagtTCTGGAGATAAAGGTACATTTAACCTGGGACCACgaacaacaggaaaaagattCATTTTCCCCTCTATTCTCCCTCATGTTACAAGCCACTGTTGAGTCTAAAGTCAGAGAAGTGGACAGACTAACAGACTTTTACTATGATAATCTTAGCTCAACGGTTAAAGTACTAAAAACATGTAAAAGAATTTAACTATTTGAGGTTCTCGTTATATGACAGTTTGAGTGGACACTGCTTGTCAAGGATCCAACAAGGAATAGCAAAGTGCTGCTGACCCTCACAGAGCCGATTATCTGCCTGTTACACTTCATTATTTGAAAGGATCAATGAATCATagaactgtattatttttgaTTAATGATTTAGGAAAAGACAGACTATACATGTTTGTCTACTTATTCTAATTTTATCATGTATGACTGCTTTAAAAGATGACACTGCAGATCATAATCTTTCTCTCCACCTTATTAAGCAAGTTCAACTGTACTGTGGGATATCAAAGATGGTGCCTTGAGGAGGTTTCTATGGATCCATAACATCTAAACTATTCTTTCCATTTGTTCCAAACTCTCTCCATTTAtcgtctttcttttttttaatcatttctgtCACAatctgcttattaaaaaaaataactacagGAGACAAAAATATTACCATTCCCACCTCATTCTGAAACATGATGGACTGAGCACCTCCCCACAGGCTGCTACCTTCCCCTCAGCACTGTATTGTTTCCTTAAACTACAGTTTGTCACAACTCCTTATCACAGAAAAGGGGTCCTCTTGCCCTCTTCTCCACTTTGCATATTGCCATCACTTACCCGTAGCTGCCTCTATCACTATTTGGACCTTTTGCTGACTGAACTTAATTCACTAAAACCAGTAAAAGATAGTAAAATCTATCTTAACTGGTTATTTTTCTGCCATGTCAGTGGGATAAATAATCTCACAAAATTTGAACAGTGTCAGCTTATTCTTACAGTAAGCTGTTAAATAGGCTCATTGCATCTCTAGACTGAAGATGTCATTACTTCCCAAGGAATCtattttaattccttgtttGTCTTTACAGTATTTTGTGAGTCAACTGCAAACTGTTACTCAAAAGAACTTGTGGTGTGGGTTCTATCTAAGTAGTAagcttttccaaaagaaacatttcccagcagagataataaaaatacatttcaagtTTATTGGTTCAGCCATTACGGAGAAAATGGACAAAGGATGTTCCTAAAATCAGCAGGATGAATTTGAAAATGTGGCAGACTTAAAACTTTTAGAACTTCTACCCTTAGTTTTGCTACAGAATGGATTTTTTCTAATGAAGAATCAGAAATTAAGCTTCAAATGTAAAGCTTCCATATTTTCTTACCTTCTAGAAGGTACGTTAACATCAGCCAATGTATACAGAGGAGTCAAGCTTGAAACCAAGTAATGAAGTCGAGGAAATGGAACCAGATTCATGCTGATTTCATTAAGATCCATGTTAAGGGAACCTTCAAACCTAGCCGAGctgaaaaaattaacaaactgttataaaataagtgaattaattttataatgtaaacattaattaaatatatttttcaactgGTATgtacaataaaacaaaatggcaTTCAAGAAACTGTAATGTTCTAAGTACTCAACTTTCACATTTGGCAGTAACCGTGCTACAGCTTATTTACTTACACTTCTCATTATAGAACAATAAATCACCAAGAATGAGAACTTGTTTCCCAATTGTAGTCTTTAGCACTATTTTTCAGTATGTGGACATAGCTGCTGGTTACCAGTTTTAATAAACAGGCTATAATAAAATACGTGCAACTTAGCATTCCTGATaagctgtttaaaagaaaagcaggccAATACTCCAGAAATATATTTCACCAGGAGTTTCTCACAGCAATACAGTTTAGGAGCAACAATGATCTGacagtatttctaaaataatacaACTGGCCTAGAAAGGCAAACCTCCCTGGGGTCCACTAATGGAAGACAATATCCTTCTGCCTATAAATCTTTCCTTACTTCAATTTTAAGACTATCATGGCTAGAGCAACACCACTGCAATCTGAATACTTCCAAATACTTTCACATTTAGTAACTAATTCTTAAAAAGAGGAAACTCGTATCAAATTGAAAACAATATTATTTGAGCTGATGCAGACCTGCATATTTGCAGCACACACCACCTCCAGCAATACTACTTTTACAGAGAAGTAATCTGTAACTTCACCTTGTCAGGTTCAGCAGCAAGTTGGCTACGATATTATTCATTGCATCAAATGGCTTCTCTTGTGCAGTTTTTGCACTGCCTGTACTTGATGTTATCATGCTGTTTTGCTTCACAGTTGACCCAAGCTTCCCAGAATTGACCATCTGATGAATTTTATTAACTATTTCAAACAGAGactttgagagagaaaaaaaaaccatataAGAAGTCTTGAGCACAGAGCTTTCAAATTCGGTAccacaatttttcatttcaattaatcttaaagaaaaagctaagaCATGGTAACTGTCTGTTCAAAGATTATACCTTTGATACATGTAAGTCCAACCAATTCCAACTGACTGAAGTGTTTCTAAAAGTCTGGTCCTTACATGTCACAATCATGTACACAGCTTGACTCAGAAGTTTGAATTTTAGTCAACTATTCAAAATCCCCATCTtctaaaattaagattttaaattttcataattcctgtgaaagcaaaaatatattctctaaatatatttaactttctcttgcttttttcataAGCAAACAACAAGAGAGTCATCAAAGTTAGATTCAAATGAGTCTAGTGGCTTGCATGGTCAGGTATGCCTACGATGCCCCTATCACTAATCAGTGAAGTCAAGTCTATTGGAATTTGGAGTGGTTAGTCATTTCCCTTGCAGGACTCTACTAATACCATGCACAAATTGATTGCTAAAAGAATGTAAGATTCTCAGCCTCAGCAAATAGAAGTTTTTCACTGTTTATCTTGAAATAGACAcgaaaaaaaatcactctagACTACTTTGAAGGTGCAGAGCAACTTTTTAGTGATATCcatattaatttcaaaagcCTGCAAGGGACTTAGGAGTTcaattattactttaaaaaatgaaattatgcttTTTTAAGACTTGGTAGTCAAATcaatacacagaaagaaaaaacacttcctATGTGCAgtctaataaaaaaagaaatggatagAAATAGAATATTATTTCTTACTTCATTCTCTATTGGTAGCACACAGTCTGCATGTTCATTAAGCTCCTTCATAGCCAGAACACTGTTATATGGAGAAGTAATAACATCATCTTCACCAGAGGGATAAACCGAAGTAACAAATCTATATACTTCTGGGAATTCATCCTCAAGCAAATTTAGTACAAAAGTTCCAAGACCAGATCCTGTCCCTAATTATGAATGAAGACAGAATGAGAGAAGATAGAAGGTTCCCCGTGTTATCTTAAGTCTGTAGGAAACCAACAACTTTTCAATTATATTattgaatattttctgaaacatttggCTGACAGTGGAGGCTACTCAGATGTAAATCAAGGCAGTaagttttttcccccagacagGAAAATAATCAAGTGATAAAAGTATTTACCATAGCATACCAGACAGGATGAAGTATACAATCtcaaaaaaattctgcaaaccAGAGTTCTATTATGTAACCAACATTTTTCTGAcctagtatttttatttattttaagatttttaatttgaattttgaaatgaagtgaaaacatTGAACTGCCCCAAACAATTATTTACTTTCCTTGTGGGATTTCTTTATAAAGTTTTCTCATTCTCCAGTCAAAACAGAaccatccctttcctccagcagacacacttttttccttattagcACTAAACACATAGCTCAAATCAGAGAGCTGAACCGTGGTTTCTCTGTCTTGGGCAGCTAACGTTCTCCGCAGCAGCAAATTTCATCTATGAACAAGACAGTAATTTTCTGCAATAACAGAAACACTATCTGCAGGATCTCAAATGAAGCAAATGGCCACATAAAAGGCCCTTGACAGAAAAATCTTGCTTCATGTTTAGAgctgttttctgtgtctttttccaCATTGTAACCAGTTATAATACATGCTTCCCCCATGTttagggaggaggaaggcttaGTAGCAATACAGTAATGACAAAATTGCCACTGCAAGGGATTCTCTCTGCTGATTTATTAACAAAGTAGCTAGACTGGACTCAAGAGAATTatgtggaaggaaaacagaaaaataaagtttttataaAGTTAAGCAACATTAGAAGTCTCCTTCAAAGCCCTTCAGAAAACTCCCCAcgattaaaaataaattgactACACCAATGACGTCAGTGTTCCGAGGCTGCTGTCCCTTCTGATCAGTAATACCTCAGCGTTTCCTTGTATTTGATAACTGTCTTGATCCACTCACTGcctcatatttaaaattttagctgtatttttgttctgaGTAGCACTTACGTTAGTTCATGATTAGGGCTCCTCAGTGCTCTAACAGAACAAATAATAGATAATTACAGGTCCACTTAATTGGACTGTGTTaaattttttattctgcattctgAATGATGTAGATTATtacattgattttcttttcaagatccaggttttcctttttcattcgTGGCTGGTCCAATCATACTAAccataaaaaaattacttaccaCCTCCCATAGaatgaattataaaaaaacACTGTAGACAGTCACAATGTTCTGCGgttttcctcagcttttccaCAATGTTTTCCCGGTACTGATAGCCATATAGCTTATGACCTACAGCCCTGAGGATatgaaaagtactttaaaaaataaaaatccaacaatcaatctttcaggtttttttcaactCCTCTTAACTGACATTTTAGAGTTCTGAGTCCAGAGCTTGTGAGAGTTGCTAAGCTGTGACTACCTCATGTGAATATGTAGGAGTCACaatatggttttaattttgaggATGTAAGCAGCACTAAGTTCACAGCTTTGGAGTATGCACTGTTATTTTGTACTGATAAGGAAATAAACTCCGACATTGGATGATCAAATTAGAATTATGAAATCAAAGTTATACACTCATTAACAATAAGGATATCCCTGTGTAATATGTGTACTGATCTTCCTTTGAGTACTATGTGAGTCAGTTGCTCCTagtgctaaaaaaacccccaaacagcTCATTTTCAATACCTGCTAGATGGCAAAGTTACAGGATGCTTTATTCCCTGTATTGCGTGCTCATTTGGTACATTTGCTAATTATCTGCTTTCCAGTCTGTAGTGCACTGAATATTATTAGAGGAACATTAAGGTCTCGGTGAAAATTTGGAATTCATTATGTTAATCAATCTTTTCCTGAATATCTCTTTTTGGTAATGTAGTTTATATGCAAAGCCAGACACTGTGTGCTTAGAAATCAGAAGGGCATTTGTTCATATATCTCATTTCCACACTAGCTGGATGGTCTCAAACTAGATTATGGCTTTGACTGAGCAGTGGGAGCAGCTGAataccaaagaaacaaaaataaaaaacatgttcttttgaaaaagaaaatcaaaaaggaggaagaaaaaatagacaaaatgaTATATCAGCAGAATTATTCTCCTGTAAAAGGCTTTTCAAAGCCCTCCTCCACACAACAGTGACTCCAAAGTTTACTAGTAATATGCTACAGCTCCCCAGATGCAGAACGAACCAGAAAGCTACTGTTATCATTTCCCTTTTCAAATGCCATCTAATTAGTTGCTAAGATATGCTTTCTGAAGAGGTTCTCACCAGTTGTTTCCTGAACCAGAAACATCTGTGATAAGCTGCTTGCTATCAAATACATCCCTCAATGGTCCCTGCAGAATTTCATTTACCACACCCTCCTCCATGTCAATCAACAGTgcctttgagaaagaaaagaattaaaattcagtCCATAAGCAAATCACCCTTTGAAATAATCACACAAAGAAATATAACATTGTTTACAATATAAAAGGTATGCTGTTCCCACTGTGCTccagagaaacttttttttagttGTTAAACTAGGAGATCAACTAGATTCACCTTAGCTGATTTGCTAGAAGTCGTTCAATAGCACAACGTTTCAGATAATgcaattttgttaaaattttataatatttttaccCCAATACTTaggaataaagaaattaaagcatttttatgtttcaagttttcttgcttcttAATCATTTAAAGTGGTTCAAAGAAACCCACTCcttagaaaaatcaaataaaaacttGTCTGGCAATATCTGCaatcattttcttaaaattataatttactCAACAAGACTGGCAGCAAACTGCATTATTCTACTGAACCATAAAAGTTACTATTAGAAATTTTACTATTCAAAgtagtatttaaaaacatatgcaaTTATAAGGACCTTATGAAAATTCCTACACATTTGGGCATAAATATGCAATGTAAAAAGAATGACTTTTATAAATTGCCTTACTCGTGCTTTTAAAGAgcagatttttcctttgtaaatatTGGGACCATCACCACCGCttctgggggggaaaaaaaatccacactcAGAATCATAATAGAAAATAAGACAATATATTAGAATAAAATTCCATCTTTAATCTTGCATGTTCAGAGGACTGTTACAGtgtaaacaaacagaaacaccCTGAACATGCTGCTAAGAAAGCCCTCATAATTCCCTAGAGTAATACAATTACAGGGCACAATCTCATTCAGAAATATCCTAAGCAGTACTTCAAGAAGCTGAAGAGATAAGCAACGAAAGTTTACTCTCAGATACAGCCTCTGCTCTGTGATAATTCTACAAGCATTGCCAGAATTTGAAGAGATTATCTTTTATCCAGCATGTGGTATATCAGCATCACGTAATGGAATGCAGCGCACCAAATAGCGCCATTAGCTTTTGAATGGGGGTAGTAGAGGACTGTACTGTTGCTCagggtgtggtttttttttttttcactgctgcagTAGCACAGCAGTGTACTGGACTTATTTTGCCATTGAGATTTACCAGTTCAGAAATCAAGCTGGGATGACATagcttaattttccattttttccaggaTTGGTTGTACTGAGCCAACCTAGCCAACTATGCATTGTGTACAATCATGTTTTTTCCACAATGAATGCTGGTGCTTCTGCACTCAAAGGATGAGATAATCTGGTCTGGTCAAACTATATTCAACACATGGAAAAAAGGCATAGATACTGGGAGATGGACCTAATTTTCCCTTCAATTATTTACCTAATTTGGAGGCTGGTCAAGCCTAAATATAAAGTATCTCTTAGACTATTGTATATTCAATCACAATAACATTCCAAAAACATCAGCTGAAATTTGCTACAGCACCAAATGTTCTGATCATGCTCAGTCCCATCGGGAATGAGGTGAAGAGAATATGGGGCTGCACTAGATTCCTCTTTCCACCCTCTCACTCAAAGAAGCTTTCCAGATGCTTATCATTAGCTGAGCAGGTCACAGCAGCCTCCAGTACTTACTTCCTTGAAATTTCTACAGTGTTCAGTGagtgaagatttttctctttacagaGAGAAATCAGATGTTTCTATTGTAGCCAACCTGTCAATTATTAATTTGGTGGTTTCATCTGGTACATACAGAAACATAGACATTGTTTACAATCAAATtttcttggttaaaaaaaaaaataaattctaggAAATGCCCACCAGGAATGGCAATGATAAACTTCATTGCACTTGTATGCTCTTTCAAAAGTTTGAGACAAAACAATTAGTATTTCAATGCCATTTTGGTTAAAACTGCATGCTGTACTGCAGCCTTGCCATATGGAAGGAAACAGAGGCTGgtcaaatgctttttaattaaaatgcaacagCAATATCCAAGTGAACAACTGTTTTATTCTTGCAAATTGCAAGGATACTGGACAGACAGATGACTGAATGCTCTTAAGGtatgaattgaaaaaaaaaatcatagctaCCACCCTTTGTGCAACAAACTAGTCAGATAAAAGGGATTAAAAACTGACATGATCTTTTCTGTCtactttatataaaataattcctCTTGCCACTCTTCAAGAAATGCTGCTAAGGTGATATTCAGAGGGCTTGCAGTCTGATCATGATTTGCAATGGCAAAAACTATCAGATCCTGACTGCCCAGTTTCGggacagaaggaaaggaaaacaaacccaaacattttcaaCACTTTTAACTACTGAAGTAAGTATAGTTAAAATGGAAGGGTAAACAGAATGTTTTGAGAatacaaaaaccaaaatatttttctagcaCAAACTAAATATGAcctgaaacaaaactgcaaCTTAGGTTAAGAGAAGATACTAGAATTGCTGATGTACTATGTTAAACTTATGAGTTGCTTGATAAGACTTACCTTGTATCTACATTCCTAAAGAAACTGCTCAATGCTTCATCATAAATTCCTTTCTAAAAGGAAACAACACAACATACAACAATGAGTAATGTCAGAATTTCTCAGTGCTttttcatagaataatttaagttggaagggacctctgaagggACCTCTTTCAGTGCAAGATTAAACAATTActctttcttaatttctaaaGATTTAGGATTTTACTGAAGATCCCAGTGCAATTATTAAATTGAATAGCTGCTGTTTGGCTGACTCAGTTCATTACTGATACAACACTGAGTTCATTATGGCCTCTACGCCCATGATACCAATATCCATGAAGTTCTGTGGAAAAGCAAGCACATCACGCTGTATTAGTGATTCCTAAACTCCCTGCTGAGGGGCGGCATGGAAATCACTTACCCCACCATAAAGCTAGAGACCTGGCAAGTTTAAATActttaacattattattttacagactGCTTACCATACTCCTACGGGCCTGATGAAGTAGAACTTGGAAAGCGCTGTTACCTACAACACTAAAACCAAGAGACTCTCCATCTATGAACTTCATCCATTGCCATTTTACAGCTGCTTCAATGGAAGGCATTGAGGACTGCTCAGCATTATCTATTAACATACAGTGTTTACTAGAAAATAGTATCTTTATAATTATGGCAAGAAGAGTGTATTTTTGCTCAGGGTACTCAGCACAACCCTATGCCCTCTTTATGCTGCTATTTTGGTCAGCACAACTGTACAGTAAGTCACTACACAGCACATGCTAGCACGGAAAACAAAGGTAGGCTTTGGTGGgctgcttttttgctttactgCCAGTGGCAAAGAACCTGCCTTGAACAACCATCTCTCTTCACTAACTGCCTCAAACCTCGTAATGTCTGCCTGTAGTGAGACATCCTGAGCTTTCCAAGGTGGAAAGGCTAGAGAAAGCTGATCTGAATTAAAGATGATTAGTTAAACGGCATAAAAACTTGGGGATAGTTTTGCTCACATTTGAAGTGGCCTTAGTTTAACCAAATAAATGCAGTGCTTTGCAGTCACAGTAGAGAACATGGAACGAAGCGAGGGCCAGCGTGGTCTCTCTACGGGGAGTGTAGAAGGCAGCTCGCCCCAACCGCCTCGCCAGCCCCCTCAGGCTAGCAACGGCCGGCggtgaggggaggagggaaacgGCGCCGTTACCTTGTTGACGGCAGCGTGCTCCCGCAGCGCCAGGTCCCAGAAGCGGCAGCCCACCTGGTTCCCGCACTGGCCCACTGCAAAGGGGAGAGACACGGGTCAGGCAcagggaggggggcagcggAGGAGGCTCTGGGAACCACGGCCCCTTACCCTGCACCACCACCGATTGAGTCATGGCGCGGCAGGCGGCGGCTGCCTTCTCTTTCGAACTCGGCGCCCGGAAGCCACGCCCCCTTAACGGCCGCGGCGGAGAGGGGCGACGTTGCGGCGGGCGGGGTTTTCCGACGGCGCGGCCTCCTTGGCCCCACCTTCCTCCTGAAGTGGAACGTCCCATCCGTTAGCTTAGCTGTGGGCACTCGCCGCCTACCCGTCGCGAGTGGAACATTCCATTGGGGCGTAGGGGTGTGTGTGAGGCTGTGCCTGGCGTGCAGCGTGGCGGGTGTGTGCGCTCGCCTGGTGCCCACACGGGTTCCTGCGGCCGCCAGTCCGAGAGAGCGGCGTTTGGGTGTTGATCCTGATGGCCACGACTACTTCTATTAGATTCAAGGTGTGGTGTGAGAGTAAGTGTGCACTGAGAGAAGCTGAGGGAGTAGTAAGGTGTCTGTCGCCTCTTTTGCAGTACGGGAAGAGCGGACGTGGTGAGGTGCTCAGAAACTCGGTGTAGTGCTGAGGGTGAACCTGTCAGGGGCTGCAGGGTCTCTGCTAAAGCCCAAATGAAGGAGATGTGCAAAGACCTCAAATGAAGCCTTTCTATGggataacagaaatatttccataaacCACTGTTCATTACCTTTTATGGCTAAAAATGTGTGAcaaaataggttttattttcctgaatacattattcagagtgatggtgtgAAATGTGCCAATTtatatgaaaatgcaaattaaaaattacatgaaaaaaatggtcATGTGTAAATGCTGTAATCACGTACCTTCCTGTAAGACTTGCAAATTGTGTTATTCTTTAAGCTCAGCTTCATATTTCTTGAGCAAATAGTCCACAGTGCAATTAGGAGGTGCTTTTATGTACGTGTTGGGACTAAAAGTGAGAGACTTGAAATGTACAGATGCTGTTGTCTCGGCATGGTATGACTGGTCCACAGCATAGCTGCGCTGCAAAATGATGTAAAGAATGTGTGATACGCAAAGCAGTTGCTTGCAGAAAGCTGTATTGTGACACAGATGGCATTTCTGCTTCCTGTGGGAGAAGAAAAGTACTTCCATGCAACCCAGTTCATTAGGTTTTATAGCTAAAACTATCTGACAAAATATGCTTTTCccaaatatattatttctaGTGCTGgtgtgcaaaaaaaatttgctaAATGAAATTCTTACTAGAAATCTGAAGTTCAGTGTATCTTAATCCTTTACTTGCTCTGGAGATGCCATGGTGCTGACTCCTGGATGTGATGTAGGATCCTGTAGAGATCAGTTATAAATCCCTAGGAAAATAAAGTTCTAccaaatgattattttaaaaaacttctcTGGGAAGATTAAGTATGTATTGCAGCAAATACAGTATTGTACAATACAATATAATAATGCAGTGTATATAAGAAATACAtatcaagaataattttttaaaacttatttgaAAGAGAGGAATCCATCTACTGAAATCCATCATCTTgttcttaagaaaaaataatgagtgGCCCAAGCTTATTCAAGCTTCGTGTTTGAAGTTGCAAAGGACCAATGGCTTCAGTGTTACAGGCAGGTGGAAAGTTTAGCATCAATAGCGTAATACTGCCTCAAACGCTTCTTTTATAAACTAATCACCAGTGTAAAACTACATGAATATTAATCAGGAAAGCAGGTAGTAATTTCTCATCTCTCTCTGGACAGAATAGATGTAACCTATAGCGTAATTTTGTTCCCTGTGGTTACCTGCACTGGTATAAACCTGTAGGCTGTGGTCTGTTCTAGCTACTAGATGTGAAACTCTTTCTATACTTCTTGCCTACTATCATGTCCTTAAAGTCTTCCCTTCACATATCTTTTTGGCCTTACTTAGGCTAAAAGCAGTGCAACATTGCTTGTAAGGATTCTAAAGCTTAATTCAAAGTCTACAGAAATCTCAGTATTACTGTATCTGGCTTGCTTGCTTCTTAGGTAGTTAGCTACACTTTTTACTTGTTTTGGTTAGCTGTAGTTTTTGTGTTCTATGCCCCTTCAAGATTCAGTTTAATGGGATTCGCTCCATTGAACGTGAGATTGCAGCAAGAAACTCTGTGCTTTGGCTTCCAATATGCTATTAAGAGGTCCGTGATGGCAAATGTAAAGTGATTATTCTTACTGGGAAATACTGTGAATCAGAAATGCAATTGAGATTCATATTTATGTGGGAATATTTTTAAGCTTCCAAAGGAGGTCCAAGGGCAGGAAGTGGATGCGTAATAACCAGTTTGGCTTGATGCATATGCTCAGAGGTTTAATGAAACAGGCAACTCAACTATGTGAAAGAAATAATCACACACTGACTTGCTGTTTTGTTGTAGATGAAGTTCTGCTTCATCTACCATAGTATAAATGCATGAATCTAGTCAGGTCCCCTCAGAAATCTTTTTGTCTATGTTAATCATTTAATCAACAGTCTTAT is a window encoding:
- the TUBE1 gene encoding tubulin epsilon chain isoform X1 codes for the protein MGRSTSGGRWGQGGRAVGKPRPPQRRPSPPRPLRGRGFRAPSSKEKAAAACRAMTQSVVVQVGQCGNQVGCRFWDLALREHAAVNKKGIYDEALSSFFRNVDTRSGGDGPNIYKGKICSLKARVRQFIKALLIDMEEGVVNEILQGPLRDVFDSKQLITDVSGSGNNWAVGHKLYGYQYRENIVEKLRKTAEHCDCLQCFFIIHSMGGGTGSGLGTFVLNLLEDEFPEVYRFVTSVYPSGEDDVITSPYNSVLAMKELNEHADCVLPIENESLFEIVNKIHQMVNSGKLGSTVKQNSMITSSTGSAKTAQEKPFDAMNNIVANLLLNLTSSARFEGSLNMDLNEISMNLVPFPRLHYLVSSLTPLYTLADVNVPSRRLDQMFSAAFSRDHQLIQADPKHNLYLACALLVRGNVQLSDLRRNIERLKPSLHFVSWNQEGWKTGLCSVPPVGHSHSLLALANNTCVKPTFIELKDRFMKLYKKKAHLHHYLHIDGMEQSCFSEAISSLSDLIEEYNELDATKGGPRTDPSRLKIAV
- the TUBE1 gene encoding tubulin epsilon chain isoform X4 translates to MGRSTSGGRWGQGGRAVGKPRPPQRRPSPPRPLRGRGFRAPSSKEKAAAACRAMTQSVVVQVGQCGNQVGCRFWDLALREHAAVNKKGIYDEALSSFFRNVDTRSGGDGPNIYKGKICSLKARVRQFIKALLIDMEEGVVNEILQGPLRDVFDSKQLITDVSGSGNNWAVGHKLYGYQYRENIVEKLRKTAEHCDCLQCFFIIHSMGGGTGSGLGTFVLNLLEDEFPEVYRFVTSVYPSGEDDVITSPYNSVLAMKELNEHADCVLPIENESLFEIVNKIHQMVNSGKLGSTVKQNSMITSSTGSAKTAQEKPFDAMNNIVANLLLNLTSSARFEGSLNMDLNEISMNLVPFPRLHYLVSSLTPLYTLADVNVPSRRLDQMFSAAFSRDHQLIQADPKHNLYLACALLVRGNVQLSDLRRNIERLKPSLHFVSWNQEGWKTGLCSVPPVGHSHSLLALANNTCVKPTFIELKDRFMKLYKKKAHLHHYLHIDGMEQSCFSEAISSLSDLIEEYNELDATKEC
- the TUBE1 gene encoding tubulin epsilon chain isoform X3, yielding MGRSTSGGRWGQGGRAVGKPRPPQRRPSPPRPLRGRGFRAPSSKEKAAAACRAMTQSVVVQVGQCGNQVGCRFWDLALREHAAVNKKGIYDEALSSFFRNVDTRSGGDGPNIYKGKICSLKARVRQFIKALLIDMEEGVVNEILQGPLRDVFDSKQLITDVSGSGNNWAVGHKLYGYQYRENIVEKLRKTAEHCDCLQCFFIIHSMGGGTGSGLGTFVLNLLEDEFPEVYRFVTSVYPSGEDDVITSPYNSVLAMKELNEHADCVLPIENESLFEIVNKIHQMVNSGKLGSTVKQNSMITSSTGSAKTAQEKPFDAMNNIVANLLLNLTSSARFEGSLNMDLNEISMNLVPFPRLHYLVSSLTPLYTLADVNVPSRRLDQMFSAAFSRDHQLIQADPKHNLYLACALLVRGNVQLSDLRRNIERLKPSLHFVSWNQEGWKTGLCSVPPVGHSHSLLALANNTCVKPTFIELKDRFMKLYKKKAHLHHYLHIDGMEQSCFSEAISSLSDLIEEYNELDATKDVN
- the TUBE1 gene encoding tubulin epsilon chain isoform X2; the encoded protein is MGRSTSGGRWGQGGRAVGKPRPPQRRPSPPRPLRGRGFRAPSSKEKAAAACRAMTQSVVVQVGQCGNQVGCRFWDLALREHAAVNKKGIYDEALSSFFRNVDTRSGGDGPNIYKGKICSLKARALLIDMEEGVVNEILQGPLRDVFDSKQLITDVSGSGNNWAVGHKLYGYQYRENIVEKLRKTAEHCDCLQCFFIIHSMGGGTGSGLGTFVLNLLEDEFPEVYRFVTSVYPSGEDDVITSPYNSVLAMKELNEHADCVLPIENESLFEIVNKIHQMVNSGKLGSTVKQNSMITSSTGSAKTAQEKPFDAMNNIVANLLLNLTSSARFEGSLNMDLNEISMNLVPFPRLHYLVSSLTPLYTLADVNVPSRRLDQMFSAAFSRDHQLIQADPKHNLYLACALLVRGNVQLSDLRRNIERLKPSLHFVSWNQEGWKTGLCSVPPVGHSHSLLALANNTCVKPTFIELKDRFMKLYKKKAHLHHYLHIDGMEQSCFSEAISSLSDLIEEYNELDATKGGPRTDPSRLKIAV